One Mangrovimonas cancribranchiae DNA segment encodes these proteins:
- a CDS encoding phospho-sugar mutase: protein MTHLKPEIQNQVNTWLTPTFDESTQNEIKELLTNNPKELEESFYKNLEFGTGGMRGVMGVGTNRINKYTLGKNTQGLSNYLKTQFPGEDLKVVIAYDCRNNSNTLAKVVADVFSANGIQVYLFEDLRTTPELSFSVKYLNCHCGIVLTASHNPPEYNGYKVYWQDGGQLVPPQDGEIISEINKLDYAEIKFEANNNLIEYIGEKVDNAFIDASVKNANFTSNEAKDNLTIVFTSLHGTSITTIPETLKRAGYKNVHIVEEQATPNGNFPTVKSPNPEEPAALKMALDLAEKVKADIVIGTDPDSDRLGVAVRNLEGELTLLNGNQTMVVMTEFLLNKAKNNGLQGNEFIGSTIVSTPMMEVLANDYGVEYKEGLTGFKWIAKMIKDFPNQDFIGGGEESFGFMVGDFVRDKDAVTSTLLACEIATKAKTEGISFYEKLLQLYVTQGFYKERLVSITKKGIEGAQEIKQMMVDARENPKSEINGSKVVTLEDYKIAIAKNLIQNTESPINVPKSNVLIYYTQDGSKIALRPSGTEPKIKFYISVNTKLDNVADFKQTEQELETKIDAILKDMQLN from the coding sequence ATGACACATTTAAAACCTGAAATACAAAACCAAGTTAACACCTGGTTAACCCCTACTTTCGATGAATCAACTCAAAACGAAATAAAAGAGCTCCTTACTAACAACCCTAAAGAACTAGAAGAAAGCTTTTATAAAAATTTAGAGTTTGGTACAGGCGGCATGAGAGGTGTTATGGGCGTTGGAACCAATCGTATTAATAAATATACGCTTGGAAAAAACACCCAAGGGTTAAGTAATTATTTAAAAACACAATTCCCTGGTGAAGACTTAAAAGTGGTTATTGCTTACGATTGCAGAAACAATAGTAACACGCTAGCAAAAGTAGTAGCCGATGTCTTTTCGGCAAACGGTATACAAGTTTATTTATTTGAAGACTTACGCACAACACCAGAATTATCCTTTTCCGTAAAATATTTAAACTGCCATTGCGGTATTGTTTTAACCGCTTCGCACAACCCACCAGAATACAACGGTTACAAAGTATATTGGCAAGATGGCGGCCAATTAGTTCCACCTCAAGATGGAGAGATTATATCAGAAATTAACAAATTAGATTATGCTGAAATTAAATTTGAAGCTAACAATAATTTAATTGAATATATTGGCGAAAAAGTTGACAATGCTTTCATTGATGCATCCGTAAAAAATGCGAATTTCACTTCAAATGAAGCCAAAGACAACCTTACAATTGTGTTTACCTCGTTACATGGTACATCCATAACTACGATTCCAGAAACTTTAAAACGTGCTGGCTACAAAAATGTTCATATTGTAGAAGAACAGGCTACACCAAACGGTAATTTCCCTACGGTTAAGTCGCCAAACCCAGAAGAACCAGCAGCCTTAAAAATGGCTTTAGATTTGGCTGAAAAAGTAAAGGCCGATATTGTTATCGGTACAGATCCCGATAGCGATCGTCTTGGTGTCGCAGTTAGAAACTTAGAAGGCGAATTAACCCTTTTAAATGGTAATCAAACTATGGTTGTCATGACAGAGTTTTTACTCAACAAAGCAAAAAACAACGGGTTACAAGGCAATGAGTTTATTGGTTCAACAATTGTGTCAACACCAATGATGGAAGTTCTTGCTAATGATTATGGCGTGGAATATAAAGAAGGACTTACCGGGTTTAAGTGGATTGCCAAAATGATAAAAGACTTCCCTAATCAAGACTTTATTGGTGGTGGTGAGGAAAGTTTTGGCTTTATGGTAGGCGATTTTGTTCGCGATAAAGATGCTGTAACTTCTACCCTTTTAGCTTGCGAAATAGCGACAAAAGCAAAAACCGAAGGAATTTCTTTCTATGAAAAATTATTACAACTATATGTAACACAGGGGTTTTATAAAGAGCGTTTAGTTTCCATAACCAAAAAAGGGATTGAAGGCGCTCAGGAAATCAAACAAATGATGGTTGATGCTAGAGAAAATCCTAAATCTGAAATTAACGGTTCAAAAGTAGTTACTCTAGAGGATTACAAAATAGCAATTGCTAAAAATTTAATTCAAAATACAGAAAGCCCAATTAATGTCCCTAAATCTAATGTCTTAATTTATTACACTCAAGACGGTAGTAAAATAGCATTAAGACCAAGCGGCACCGAACCTAAAATAAAGTTTTACATTAGTGTAAACACCAAATTAGACAATGTGGCAGACTTTAAACAAACGGAACAAGAATTGGAAACTAAAATTGATGCTATCCTAAAAGATATGCAGCTTAATTAG
- a CDS encoding ABC transporter ATP-binding protein, producing the protein MKKIINQLLPFIKKFKRHVFFNVFFNLLYAFFSALAFISLIPMLNVLFDKTAIVKEAPKWESILKIKDYGEQLLNYKVSGYLEDGNPQMALVIAVVIVISTFLLKNMFGYFAMQHVMYLKNGVLTDLRKTMYNKIISLPISFYSKRRKGDVMARILGDINEMQNSFFIVLELIVREPATIIFSLILMFTISWELSLFVLCFIPIAGILISRIGKSLKKNSLKAQQESGRLISIVEESLTGLKIVKGYNAENIFKKNFITSADKILKLKNKIGLKNNLAGPISEVLGIITIAILLWYGGKLVLVDKVIEGTTFIAFMGLSYAILTPAKAISKASYKVKNGIAAADRVFEILKEEDSMKDLPNATNLETFNDKISIDNISFKYDDDYVLKDFSVDVHKGKTVALVGQSGSGKSTIANLVNRFYDVNKGNISIDGINVKNVTKKSLRDLMGLVTQDSILFNDTIKNNISLGKPDATEQEIIEALKIANAWEFVQSLPNGIETNVGDAGNNFSGGQKQRLSIARAVLKNPPIMILDEATSALDTESERLVQDALENMMRNRTSIVIAHRLSTIQNADTIVVMQKGNIVEQGNHNELMVKNGVYKKLVEMQSFE; encoded by the coding sequence ATGAAAAAAATAATAAACCAATTACTTCCCTTTATCAAGAAATTTAAAAGACACGTATTTTTTAATGTGTTTTTTAATTTACTCTATGCCTTTTTTAGCGCTTTAGCATTTATCTCATTAATACCAATGCTAAATGTATTATTTGATAAAACAGCCATTGTTAAAGAAGCCCCAAAATGGGAAAGTATTTTAAAAATAAAAGACTACGGCGAGCAATTATTAAACTATAAAGTAAGTGGTTATTTAGAAGATGGAAATCCACAAATGGCCTTAGTAATTGCCGTAGTTATTGTTATTTCCACTTTTTTATTAAAAAATATGTTTGGTTATTTTGCCATGCAACATGTTATGTATCTTAAAAATGGTGTTTTAACCGACTTAAGAAAAACCATGTACAACAAAATTATTAGCCTTCCTATAAGCTTTTATTCCAAACGACGAAAAGGCGATGTTATGGCTAGAATTTTAGGCGATATTAACGAAATGCAAAACTCCTTTTTTATTGTATTAGAGTTAATTGTAAGAGAGCCAGCAACCATTATTTTTTCCTTAATACTTATGTTTACTATAAGTTGGGAATTATCATTATTCGTACTATGCTTTATTCCTATAGCTGGTATTTTAATTTCAAGAATAGGAAAAAGCTTAAAAAAGAACTCCTTAAAAGCACAACAAGAATCTGGTAGATTAATTTCAATTGTTGAAGAATCATTAACAGGATTAAAAATTGTAAAAGGCTACAATGCCGAAAATATTTTTAAAAAGAACTTTATTACTTCAGCCGATAAAATTTTAAAACTGAAAAATAAAATTGGTCTAAAAAATAATTTAGCTGGACCCATTAGTGAAGTTTTAGGTATTATTACCATTGCAATTTTATTATGGTATGGTGGTAAATTAGTCCTAGTAGATAAAGTTATTGAAGGCACAACCTTTATTGCCTTTATGGGACTTTCATACGCTATACTAACACCTGCAAAAGCTATTAGCAAAGCGTCTTACAAAGTTAAAAATGGTATTGCTGCTGCAGATCGTGTTTTCGAAATACTAAAAGAAGAAGATAGCATGAAGGATTTACCAAATGCGACAAACCTTGAAACGTTTAACGATAAAATATCTATTGATAATATTTCCTTTAAATATGACGATGATTATGTTTTAAAAGACTTTTCAGTAGATGTTCACAAAGGAAAAACTGTCGCTTTAGTTGGCCAATCTGGAAGCGGAAAAAGTACGATTGCTAATCTTGTAAATAGATTTTACGACGTAAATAAAGGCAATATTTCTATTGATGGTATTAACGTTAAAAACGTAACAAAAAAGTCATTAAGAGACTTAATGGGACTTGTCACACAAGATTCCATCTTATTTAACGACACAATAAAAAACAATATTTCTTTAGGAAAACCAGACGCTACAGAACAAGAAATTATAGAAGCCTTAAAAATTGCTAATGCTTGGGAGTTTGTGCAAAGCTTACCAAACGGTATTGAAACTAATGTTGGCGATGCAGGAAATAATTTTTCTGGTGGGCAAAAACAGCGTTTAAGTATTGCAAGAGCTGTACTTAAAAATCCACCAATTATGATTTTAGATGAAGCAACTTCTGCTTTAGATACCGAAAGCGAACGCTTAGTGCAAGATGCGCTTGAAAACATGATGCGTAACCGCACCTCTATTGTTATTGCACATAGATTATCAACTATTCAAAATGCCGATACTATTGTAGTTATGCAAAAAGGAAACATTGTAGAACAAGGAAACCATAACGAATTAATGGTCAAAAATGGTGTTTATAAAAAACTGGTAGAAATGCAAAGTTTCGAATAA
- a CDS encoding RNA polymerase sigma factor translates to MITEKDLIKRLTNKGTKDEAFKELLHQYKERLYWHIRKIVLSHDDADDVLQNTFIKVFKNIDKFKGDSQLYSWMYRIATNESLTFLKKKSKILQISDEELQQQTINNLEADVYFNGDDIQLKLQKAIATLPQKQQLVFNMKYFDDIKYKDMAKILDTSEGALKASYHMATKKIETYLKSK, encoded by the coding sequence TTGATTACAGAAAAAGACTTAATAAAACGGTTAACTAATAAAGGTACAAAAGACGAAGCCTTTAAAGAACTATTACACCAATACAAAGAGCGTTTGTATTGGCATATTAGAAAAATAGTTCTGTCGCATGACGATGCAGATGATGTGCTTCAAAATACATTTATTAAAGTCTTTAAAAATATTGATAAATTTAAAGGAGATAGCCAATTATACTCTTGGATGTATCGTATCGCCACAAATGAGTCGTTAACATTTTTAAAAAAGAAATCGAAAATATTACAAATATCAGACGAAGAGTTACAACAGCAAACGATTAATAATCTAGAGGCCGATGTATATTTTAATGGAGATGATATTCAACTAAAATTACAAAAAGCCATAGCTACTTTACCCCAAAAACAACAATTGGTTTTTAACATGAAGTATTTCGATGATATTAAATATAAAGATATGGCCAAAATACTAGACACTAGTGAAGGCGCATTAAAAGCTTCTTACCATATGGCAACAAAAAAAATTGAAACCTATTTAAAGTCAAAATAA
- a CDS encoding sensor of ECF-type sigma factor produces MKTVTIYLFILGISFSSMAQNKSKKEKIDALEIAYITEHLDFTKQEAQKFWPIYNAFEDKEDKLRYKMRDKKHNTNLNSLSEQDAKKLITDYNSLEEQMHNLRKNYTQDLLQILPAKKVLLLKKTEEDFRRKMFEEFKKRRSQNYKRRD; encoded by the coding sequence ATGAAAACAGTAACTATATATCTTTTCATATTAGGAATATCTTTTTCTAGTATGGCACAAAATAAAAGTAAAAAAGAAAAAATTGATGCTTTAGAAATTGCCTACATCACAGAACATTTAGACTTCACAAAACAAGAAGCACAAAAGTTTTGGCCCATTTATAATGCTTTTGAAGACAAAGAAGACAAATTACGCTATAAAATGAGAGACAAAAAGCATAATACAAACTTAAACTCTTTAAGCGAGCAAGACGCCAAAAAGCTTATTACAGATTATAATTCACTAGAAGAACAAATGCATAATCTACGTAAAAACTACACACAAGATTTGCTACAAATACTTCCTGCGAAAAAAGTATTGCTTCTTAAAAAAACCGAAGAAGATTTTAGACGCAAAATGTTTGAAGAATTTAAAAAACGTCGAAGTCAGAATTATAAAAGAAGAGATTAA
- a CDS encoding oxidoreductase, with protein MKRVYIALFSLVFLWSCKEEGKFKPRQFSNVALETILQDSTLSIRAIEILDKHSLAFAANNNTYGLYHAENDKWLLSKQEYDSLDIQFRAVANNNEDFFMLSVGNPSLLYKTSNSGDMELVYKEENDGVFYDAMAFWNEKEGIAIGDATHGCLSIIITRNGGELWTKLPCDVLPNTIENEGAFAASNTNIAIVGNHTWVATTAGRVYYSPDKGKSWNVFEAPIVKDKDTEGIYSIDFYNELLGFAIGGDYTNPEDNSANKMKTIDGGKTWQLVAENKNPGYRSCVQYLPNRAGEELVTVGFKGVDYSNDAGESWSHLTNEGFYTIRFLNDSVAYAAGAGRICKLTFIP; from the coding sequence ATGAAACGTGTTTATATTGCTTTATTCAGTTTGGTTTTTCTATGGTCTTGTAAAGAAGAGGGGAAGTTTAAGCCACGACAATTTTCAAATGTTGCCCTAGAAACTATTTTACAAGATTCCACCTTAAGCATTAGAGCTATTGAAATTTTAGACAAGCATAGTTTAGCTTTTGCTGCCAATAATAATACCTATGGTTTGTATCATGCCGAAAATGATAAATGGTTACTTTCAAAACAAGAATATGATTCTCTTGACATCCAATTTAGAGCAGTCGCCAATAATAATGAAGACTTTTTTATGTTAAGTGTAGGTAATCCATCTTTGTTATATAAAACCAGTAATTCGGGCGATATGGAGTTGGTTTACAAAGAAGAAAACGACGGCGTTTTTTACGATGCGATGGCTTTTTGGAATGAAAAAGAAGGGATTGCCATTGGCGATGCTACACATGGTTGTTTAAGCATAATTATTACCCGTAACGGAGGAGAATTGTGGACCAAATTACCTTGTGATGTTTTGCCAAATACTATTGAGAATGAAGGTGCTTTTGCTGCAAGTAATACCAATATTGCTATTGTTGGGAACCATACTTGGGTAGCCACTACCGCTGGACGAGTTTACTATTCGCCAGACAAAGGGAAATCGTGGAACGTTTTTGAAGCTCCAATTGTAAAAGACAAAGATACCGAGGGTATTTATTCTATCGATTTTTATAATGAATTACTTGGTTTTGCTATTGGTGGCGATTATACCAATCCAGAAGATAATTCTGCCAATAAAATGAAAACGATTGATGGTGGAAAAACCTGGCAATTAGTAGCAGAAAATAAAAATCCAGGATACCGCAGTTGTGTTCAGTATTTACCTAATAGAGCAGGAGAGGAGCTTGTTACGGTTGGATTTAAGGGAGTTGATTACAGTAACGATGCAGGTGAATCTTGGTCACATTTAACTAATGAAGGGTTTTATACCATTAGATTTTTAAACGATAGTGTGGCTTATGCTGCAGGCGCAGGAAGAATATGTAAACTAACATTTATTCCATAA
- a CDS encoding methyltransferase domain-containing protein, producing the protein MRLHRNLCFAVIDGLNNIFNDGEYADKVIQKLLKRDKRWGSRDRSFIAETTYDIVRWKRLYAKIADVKEPFDRDNLWRLFAVWATLKGIRLPDWKYFENTPTRKIKGRFDELSKIRKYRDSIPDWIDEVGLAELGEDLWTKEIAMQNVLADVILRVNTLKTTKKELQQRLQSEDIETEFLDGYPSALKLKERANVFKTTAFKDGWFEVQDASSQLVAEFLNVEPGMKVVDTCAGAGGKTLHIAALMQNKGQVIAMDIYESKLRKLKTRAKRNGVHNFDMRVLDSTKPIKKLYDKADRVLIDAPCSGLGVLRRNPDAKWKLEPEFLDRIRVTQQDVLQKYSRMVKPGGKLVYATCSVLPSENQEQVDKFLTSEFGKDFTFVKDNKVLAHQSGFDGFYMALLEKKK; encoded by the coding sequence ATGCGATTACACAGAAACCTATGTTTTGCCGTTATAGATGGCTTAAACAATATATTTAACGACGGTGAATATGCCGACAAGGTTATTCAGAAACTTTTAAAGCGTGATAAACGCTGGGGAAGTCGCGACCGCTCCTTTATTGCCGAAACCACTTACGACATTGTACGCTGGAAACGCCTTTACGCCAAAATTGCCGATGTAAAAGAACCTTTTGATCGTGATAATCTTTGGCGATTATTTGCCGTATGGGCAACCTTAAAAGGTATTCGTTTACCCGATTGGAAGTATTTTGAAAACACCCCAACTCGCAAAATAAAAGGCCGTTTTGATGAACTTTCTAAAATTAGAAAATATCGTGACTCTATTCCAGATTGGATAGATGAAGTTGGCCTAGCAGAACTTGGTGAAGACCTTTGGACCAAGGAAATTGCTATGCAAAACGTGCTAGCTGATGTTATTTTAAGAGTCAATACTTTAAAAACCACAAAAAAAGAATTACAACAACGCTTACAATCTGAAGATATTGAAACCGAATTTTTAGACGGTTATCCATCAGCATTAAAACTAAAAGAACGTGCCAATGTATTTAAAACTACAGCCTTTAAAGATGGCTGGTTCGAAGTACAAGATGCGTCATCGCAATTAGTTGCCGAATTTTTAAATGTAGAACCAGGCATGAAAGTGGTTGACACTTGTGCTGGAGCCGGTGGTAAAACCTTACATATAGCGGCTTTAATGCAAAATAAAGGGCAAGTAATCGCTATGGATATTTACGAAAGTAAATTAAGAAAACTAAAAACTCGTGCTAAAAGAAATGGCGTTCATAACTTCGATATGCGTGTGTTAGATTCTACAAAACCTATTAAAAAATTATATGATAAAGCCGATCGCGTTTTAATTGATGCGCCTTGTTCCGGTTTAGGTGTTTTACGCAGAAACCCCGACGCCAAATGGAAGCTAGAACCAGAATTCTTAGATAGAATACGAGTAACCCAACAAGACGTTTTACAAAAATACTCAAGAATGGTAAAACCTGGTGGAAAACTAGTTTATGCGACTTGCTCTGTATTACCATCAGAAAATCAAGAACAAGTTGACAAATTTTTAACATCAGAATTCGGTAAAGACTTTACTTTTGTAAAAGATAACAAAGTTTTAGCACATCAATCTGGTTTCGATGGCTTTTACATGGCTCTGTTAGAAAAGAAAAAATAA
- a CDS encoding endonuclease, translating into MKQFYTLLLTLITTTVFAQAPAGYYDSATGTGYTLKTQLKEIIDDTDDNLATEYLHNDQGYDAMDGFIASYDLDNYYETGSNTILDPYSENPTGADPYTFSPANDECGEYSSEGDCYNKEHVIPQSVFNQNLPMRSDAHHLLPTDGRVNGFRSNFPFGVVDNSQLVSQSGISNPTQNGSKLGGNLNSGYSAGYSGTVFEPIDEFKGDIARIYFYFVTRYEDQIDNWGAYAMFDGSNNKAIADPFLNILITWHQSDPVSQKEIDRNNNIFNNHQSNRNPFVDHPEWVAEIWDVTPDTEAPTAPTNLVASNPTDTSIDLDWAAATDNIAVTSYDIYVDGVNTFNTNTTSFTATGLQPNTNYCFTIVALDAAGNESGFSNQDCETTTNNGSSGGVDIFFSEYIEGGSNNKALEIANFTGTDITDMSSYSLKLSSNGNANWTTTYSFPGNAQIAHEDVYVIANGSASICTSEYDDLNNGITGFNGNDAIGLFKDDVLIDIIGALGDDTTFAQNTTLVRKPTVSEPTTTFDINEWDSYPQDNCDDLGNHTQTLSIKENHLTNVTIYPNPIKGSHIKVSSNKTLQYEIYNILGRLVSKGETTNGNIAVQMLNSGVYILKLSNGNQQITKKLIKK; encoded by the coding sequence ATGAAACAATTTTACACGCTCCTTTTAACCCTAATAACAACTACCGTGTTTGCTCAAGCACCAGCAGGTTATTACGACTCTGCTACAGGAACGGGATACACACTTAAAACACAGCTTAAAGAAATCATTGATGATACTGATGATAATTTAGCAACAGAATACCTACATAACGACCAAGGTTATGATGCCATGGATGGTTTTATAGCCTCTTATGATTTAGATAATTATTACGAAACGGGTAGCAATACCATTCTTGATCCGTATTCTGAAAACCCAACAGGAGCCGATCCTTATACATTTTCACCTGCAAATGATGAGTGTGGAGAATATAGTAGTGAAGGCGATTGCTATAACAAAGAACATGTTATTCCACAATCTGTATTTAATCAAAATTTACCTATGCGTAGCGATGCACATCATTTATTACCAACCGATGGTCGTGTAAATGGCTTTAGAAGCAATTTCCCTTTTGGGGTTGTAGATAATTCACAATTAGTGTCGCAAAGTGGTATTTCAAATCCAACGCAAAACGGCTCAAAACTTGGTGGTAATTTAAATAGCGGATACTCTGCTGGATATTCAGGTACTGTTTTCGAACCTATCGATGAATTTAAAGGCGATATCGCACGTATTTATTTTTACTTTGTAACACGTTATGAAGATCAAATCGATAATTGGGGGGCTTACGCCATGTTTGATGGTAGTAATAACAAAGCTATTGCCGATCCGTTTTTAAACATTTTAATTACTTGGCATCAAAGCGATCCAGTTTCACAAAAAGAAATAGATAGAAACAATAATATTTTCAATAATCACCAAAGTAACAGAAACCCTTTTGTTGATCATCCAGAGTGGGTTGCAGAAATTTGGGATGTGACACCAGATACCGAAGCACCAACGGCTCCAACAAACTTAGTTGCTTCAAATCCAACAGATACTTCTATTGATTTAGATTGGGCTGCTGCTACTGATAATATTGCTGTAACATCTTACGATATTTATGTGGATGGCGTTAACACCTTCAATACAAACACAACAAGTTTTACAGCTACAGGGCTTCAACCTAATACTAATTACTGTTTCACTATAGTTGCTTTAGATGCCGCTGGAAACGAATCTGGTTTTAGCAACCAAGATTGTGAAACAACAACTAATAATGGCTCTTCTGGAGGCGTCGATATTTTCTTCTCGGAATATATTGAAGGTGGCAGCAACAACAAAGCTCTAGAAATAGCTAATTTTACAGGTACTGACATTACAGATATGTCTAGCTACTCGTTAAAGCTTAGTAGTAATGGTAATGCAAATTGGACAACAACCTACAGTTTCCCTGGAAATGCACAAATAGCTCATGAAGATGTATATGTTATTGCCAACGGAAGTGCCTCAATTTGCACTTCAGAATACGACGATTTAAACAACGGTATTACCGGCTTTAATGGAAATGACGCAATTGGACTATTTAAGGACGATGTTTTAATTGATATTATTGGTGCTTTAGGTGACGATACCACTTTTGCTCAAAACACAACGCTAGTAAGAAAACCTACAGTAAGCGAGCCAACAACAACATTTGATATAAATGAATGGGATAGTTATCCACAAGACAACTGTGACGATTTAGGAAATCATACACAAACGTTAAGTATTAAAGAGAATCACCTAACCAATGTAACTATTTATCCAAACCCTATAAAAGGCAGCCACATTAAGGTGTCTTCAAATAAAACCTTACAATATGAGATTTACAATATTTTAGGACGATTAGTAAGTAAAGGAGAAACAACTAATGGAAATATTGCTGTACAAATGTTGAATTCTGGTGTTTATATTTTAAAACTTTCAAACGGAAATCAGCAAATCACCAAAAAGCTAATTAAGAAATAA
- a CDS encoding fructosamine kinase family protein → MEQAFFKHIENKLSAKINSITSVSGGDISSAFRIITSDQSFFLKTNTVLNALNMFQTEAEALKTIANTNTISTPKVIDCSKFENISFLLMEFIESKSPSSKDFKTLGKQLAQLHQNTNPYFGLEQDNFIGSLKQSNKPTNSWNLFYVNERLFPQLQLAIQNQLLIESECPSKEQMLNKLEPIFQNIKPSLLHGDLWNGNILISENGSPYLIDPAIYYGDREVDMAMTKLFGGFSNSFYDAYYTIHPITENSAIKTEIYQLYYLLVHLNLFGRSYYNAVITILKKYF, encoded by the coding sequence ATGGAACAAGCCTTTTTTAAACATATTGAAAATAAACTTAGTGCCAAAATTAATAGTATAACGTCTGTTTCAGGCGGTGATATTTCTTCAGCTTTTAGAATCATAACTTCAGATCAAAGTTTTTTTCTTAAAACAAATACAGTTTTAAATGCGTTAAACATGTTTCAAACCGAAGCAGAGGCACTAAAAACCATAGCCAATACTAATACAATCTCTACTCCAAAGGTTATTGATTGCTCTAAATTTGAAAACATATCATTTTTACTTATGGAATTTATTGAAAGTAAATCCCCTTCCTCAAAAGATTTCAAAACCCTGGGAAAGCAACTAGCCCAACTTCACCAAAATACTAACCCTTATTTCGGTTTAGAACAAGACAATTTTATTGGAAGCCTCAAACAATCTAACAAACCAACTAATTCTTGGAATTTATTTTACGTTAACGAACGGCTGTTTCCTCAACTACAATTAGCAATTCAAAACCAATTGTTAATAGAATCCGAATGCCCTTCAAAAGAACAAATGTTAAACAAGCTAGAGCCAATCTTTCAAAATATAAAACCTTCGCTTTTACACGGCGATTTATGGAATGGAAATATTTTGATTTCAGAAAATGGTTCACCCTACCTAATTGACCCAGCTATTTACTACGGAGACCGTGAAGTCGATATGGCCATGACCAAACTTTTTGGAGGTTTTTCAAATAGCTTTTATGACGCTTATTATACTATCCATCCAATTACCGAAAATTCAGCTATAAAAACAGAGATCTATCAACTCTACTATTTATTGGTACATTTAAATTTATTTGGACGCTCATATTACAACGCAGTTATCACTATTCTTAAAAAGTATTTTTAA